In a single window of the Drosophila albomicans strain 15112-1751.03 chromosome 3, ASM965048v2, whole genome shotgun sequence genome:
- the LOC117570885 gene encoding DET1 homolog: MILEKLAIDQRMQTQNLVHMLQNRESGYTRHNKLSQSAPLSYERQFYKAITPCLTIGISIPPVYLRKFTPDGSKLLAFSHDQRSCIVYTYKGVGSERFGQLLSEANVGSGETYNVNINNQLRSTAFDKLFETKYVLRLCNGDTARYYLHREFSIFHEDGRYVLLAGMCILNGCNIPVSDYERYPDLFDKLDLFSYIFFVVDLQHGIVTDEVQLPQDSICLSHNHGISMHGHTIAILSRLRQAIYIYELVDGRLIKHEHEIGPRPRECAFQAVEHPSMLDVNTLLPISHIKQRVLSFLYRQIQQDDPQTGQKYIEFYKNFDFIENMIIEKMQLVDSDLLLLRYEERPKDNDVAPMLTTGEPQPPRRLYVFYCMTSEDVSGVYQDDSLELLQIVVQFYNKMCNVRSLQTGDVPSLPTHYFMRQNYVNPNKTIPFMRQAALRFNPSVPVSTQSFSTSPYLNYNVFNYDDRLVSPLERPKPCSTEPIIFRDRVSNLIKYRLNTKARRPHNALAPRELCAFICHPFEPLIISIQKCMHVYDYKLHIYNHGTTVEQFYN, encoded by the exons ATGATTTTGGAAAAACTTGCCATTGATCAGCGAATGCAAACGCAAAATCTTGTGCATATGCTACAAAACAGAGAGTCGGGATACACTCGGCACAACAAGTTAAGTCAGAGTGCTCCACTGTCATATGAACGACAGTTCTACAAGGCCATAACTCCGTGTCTCACCATTGGCATATCAATACCGCCAGTTTACTTGCGGAAATTTACGCCGGACGGTAGCAAATTGTTGGCCTTCTCCCACGATCAGCGTTCCTGCATAG tcTACACCTACAAAGGAGTCGGGTCGGAGCGTTTTGGACAACTGCTGAGTGAAGCAAACGTTGGCAGCGGAGAAACTTACAATGTCAATATCAACAATCAGCTAAGGTCGACGGCATTTGACAAACTTTTTGAAACTAAATACGTGCTGCGCTTGTGTAATGGCGACACAGCTCGATATTATCTCCATCGAGAGTTCAGTATTTTCCACGAGGATGGACGATATGTGTTGCTTGCTGGAATGTGTATTCTCAATGGTTGCAACATACCTGTATCGGATTATGAACGGTACCCGGATCTATTCGACAAGCTAGATTTGTTTTCGTACATATTCTTTGTGGTCGACTTGCAGCATGGAATTGTTACCGATGAAGTCCAATTACCTCAAGATTCCATATGCCTGTCGCACAATCACGGAATTTCAATGCATGGCCACACCATAGCAATATTGTCGAGACTGCGCCAAGCAATTTACATTTACGAGCTGGTTGATGGTCGACTGATCAAACACGAACACGAAATTGGTCCTCGGCCACGAGAATGTGCGTTCCAAGCAGTCGAGCATCCATCAATGTTAGATGTTAACACTCTGCTGCCCATTAGCCACATCAAGCAACGAGTATTGAGCTTTTTATACCGTCAGATACAGCAGGATGATCCCCAGACTGGCCAGAAGTATATAGAATTTTACAAGAACTTCGATTTT ATCGAAAACATGATCATTGAAAAAATGCAGCTAGTTGACAGCGATTTGCTTCTCTTACGCTACGAAGAGCGACCGAAAGACAACGATGTAGCTCCCATGCTGACCACAGGCGAGCCACAGCCTCCTCGACGACTTTATGTATTCTATTGTATGACCAGCGAGGATGTGTCTGGCGTCTATCAGGACGACTCTCTGGAACTGCTTCAAATAGTAGTGCAATTCTATAACAAAATGTGCAACGTGCGATCCCTGCAAACTGGCGATGTACCATCATTGCCTACACATTATTTTATGCGTCAGAATTATGTGAATCCCAACAAAACGATACCATTTATGCGTCAAGCCGCTCTACGCTTCAATCCCAGTGTGCCGGTCAGCACACAAAGTTTTTCCACATCACCATATCTTAATTATAATGTATTCAACTATGACGATCGCCTAGTTTCGCCACTAGAACGGCCGAAGCCCTGCTCCACGGAGCCCATAATATTCAGAGATCGTGTCagcaatttaatcaaatatcGTCTAAATACTAAAGCTCGTCGTCCACATAATGCCTTGGCTCCTCGCGAGCTTTGCGCCTTCATTTGCCATCCATTTGAGCCACTTATTATTAGCATACAGAAGTGTATGCATGTCTATGATtacaaattgcatatttacaACCATGGTACTACTGTGGAGCAGTTCTACAATTGA
- the LOC117566704 gene encoding LOW QUALITY PROTEIN: J domain-containing protein DDB_G0295729 (The sequence of the model RefSeq protein was modified relative to this genomic sequence to represent the inferred CDS: deleted 1 base in 1 codon): MSKKMWRKIFKSKPQKQQQQQLNKINKRHSRGIYEEYQQLNELLSGEQHKSQSLCSENEHEIENGKNGNINVFEQQPQQSSFNSAALLSEAQQEQQQLQHQQQQQQQSQQLSTFSRVRNTFSLRRSSNNNNNSNNGNKKQTPNLKSTTMESDPVDNDQIDEVNELESPGPITTGASIPVPEHAAVGDLSECPCCKRTFNPNALRKHVAFCGKKRKVFDSSRQRREGTALSTYVLPKNFGLPNAEKAAGLHTPPGVSRESSSIASGGSQQLPPTDAAASPASTRRKTNTDQARATARSSLKKAAGAAAAETPGAAAAPPSLTRDRMRSSDRSISKRIKDTASERCPHCERSFNPKAFDRHVEWCKEKAIQANIKAANTVETNKAKERMEARKQYRPPNLKTKRSLNRDKYSGSIEEQQQYEAEMVAQKQTLMSLSAMTSSVQSDNGISPLTNSKYDPFLSAKRQLEELCSPGTPPDNEPSSSTATHTPNATLKVTPTSMSTSLTGSLSKPQTTLTTPTTAKTTPTSNFRRTSSLRGPRRTPLLPSRPLFATNYRPTIQRGLSDEGPISTNFLKPEEYDEMPVRAACGNDFHSPRVVRRDTSASNRKQQLKLPLGVGNETVENSSNESKQQQPVRNVAKTDSLAVFLKYEHELEQLNAKAAEVAAISKELNSKELKDKSNNLSKQNSAKNLTTSSGQLPPLTTPVTTTSTPVAKENNENQVFNYATPLRLEPISKPTTPQLNSTTQSTGNNSSSSGVPIKLESIFGNNRLGDYIDPLLINPCDNLHVQQQAQSSTGSSNASSTPHQQLSQSRCSSQSTITMGQDQQRNSGDARNLLKRKMRLGRNQFLYDASPEEAYISSGSCADDEANRSSLEFDEQCWQQQQKQLLSNPISMPLTMPNMPPLPTFDDFDFEEFLSSFENENDEEQFPLFRDCREFLLNRTTNRQRSFQKATSTPHTQSQSQSQAQTQNQTQTQTKPQSQTPTTATQRATPSGISSQLIMSPSSQYYTASTKESYAHRSDSNASSKTSQSSNRSYKSMNSFDENTQKSLDDSQKREIFISIETEANAQGHSPISPQSLRHMVGNAQTPIDVLHIENGNEPEHAKFSKISDTEEDHLDAEIEDDARHVHYSKRSVLSSIPAPTLPLPNVRANNAKNEIEKRLGEFKQIGEEFGDSLRRNVLQHQEHVQQVLKCNSHLSPSPSGDSDELSSLDGYPMSSSQSSRRGASSKLSSDSAYGSSNSPNSLSQRSGDKQLHISNAQRSQKQLRPHTAGGALASSSGKPASRSNKSDASTQAQTNYGTLKARQQLYAGIGPSDGQAGYSSSCSEISLPVAQPQQQQQQNSNFNYHQQQQHQHQQQSQVETAYNNNNNNNNNNNNNYEHNAQNNMNNNTINAASTALASSQHSLSSNTSNGSSSMTASMKMSNYCYECGSKFMIGHAKFCVECGVKRVAL, from the exons ATGAGTAAGAAAATGTGGCGTAAGATATTCAAATCGAAACctcaaaagcaacaacagcagcaattgaataaaatcaataaacgaCACAGTCGTGGCATCTATGAGGAATATCAACAATTAAACGAGCTGCTCAGTGGCGAGCAACATAAATCGCAGAGTTTGTGCAGTGAAAATGaacatgaaattgaaaatgggaaGAACGGCAACATCAATGTGTTtgagcagcagccgcagcaaagTTCTTTCAACTCCGCGGCGCTGCTCAGTGAGGCGcaacaggaacagcaacaattgcaacaccaacagcagcagcagcaacaatcgcAACAGCTGTCCACATTTTCGCGCGTACGCAACACATTCTCACTGCGacgcagtagcaacaacaacaacaacagcaacaatggcaataaaaaaCAGACGCCCAATCTGAAGTCAA CCACCATGGAGTCCGATCCAGTTGACAATGATCAGATAGACGAAGTCAATGAGTTAGAGTCGCCGGGACCTATTACCACAGGCGCCTCCATCCCCGTTCCAGAGCATGCTGCAGTTGGAGATCTTTCGGAATGTCCCTGCTGCAAACGCACCTTTAATCCGAATGCCCTACGCAAGCATGTGGCGTTCTGCGGGAAAAAGCGCAAAGTATTTGACTCTTCGCGCCAGCGCCGAGAGGGCACTGCGCTCTCCACCTATGTGCTTCCGAAGAATTTTGGACTACCCAACGCAGAGAAGGCAGCTGGATTACATACGCCTCCCGGGGTTAGTCGCGAATCATCTTCCATAGCAAGCGGAGGCTCACAACAGTTGCCACCCACG GATGCTGCTGCATCCCCGGCGTCGACTCGCCGCAAGACCAACACGGATCAGGCTCGTGCGACTGCACGTTCTTCCTTGAAGAAAGCAGCTGGCGCTGCAGCAGCCGAGACTCcaggagcagctgctgctccgcCGAGTCTAACACGTGATAGGATGCGCTCCTCGGATCGTTCAATTAGTAAACGCATTAAGGATACGGCTTCGGAGCGTTGCCCACATTGCGAACGCAGCTTCAATCCAAAGGCCTTTGATCGCCATGTGGAGTGGTGCAAGGAGAAGGCCATTCAGGCCAACATCAAGGCGGCCAACACCGTAGAAACCAACAAGGCCAAGGAACGCATGGAGGCTCGCAAGCAGTACCGACCTCCCAATCTCAA aacCAAACGCTCGTTGAATCGCGACAAGTACTCCGGCTCTATtgaggaacaacaacagtacGAGGCTGAAATGGTtgcacaaaagcaaacactAATGTCGCTATCGGCCATGACGTCGTCCGTTCAAAGTGATAA CGGCATCAGTCCACTCACCAATAGCAAATACGATCCTTTTCTGTCTGCTAAACGTCAGCTCGAGGAGCTCTGCTCACCTGGCACGCCGCCAGACAACGAGCCAAGTTCCTCcactgcaacacacacacccaatGCCACACTCAAAGTCACACCAACGAGCATGTCCACCTCGCTGACGGGTTCACTTAGCAAACCTCAGACGACCTTGACGACACCGACGACAGCCAAGACAACGCCCACCTCCAACTTTCGACGCACTTCATCATTGCGAGGACCACGTCGCACACCACTGTTACCTAGTCGGCCGCTCTTCGCCACCAACTATCGTCCTACCATCCAGCGAGGTCTCTCCGACGAGGGTCCCATCTCCACCAACTTCCTTAAGCCCGAGGAGTACGACGAGATGCCAGTTCGAGCTGCTTGCGGCAATGATTTCCATAGTCCTCGCGTTGTACGTCGCGATACCAGTGCCTCCAACCGCAAGCAGCAGCTCAAGCTCCCACTCGGAGTGGGCAACGAGACCGTagagaacagcagcaacgagtccaagcagcagcaaccagtcCGCAATGTGGCCAAGACGGACTCTCTCGCAGTGTTCCTTAAGTACGAGCACGAATTGGAGCAGTTGAATGCGAAGGCGGCGGAAGTGGCAGCCATCAGCAAGGAGCTAAACAGCAAGGAGCTCAAGGATAAAAGCAATAATCTGAGCAAACAGAATTCGGCCAAGAACCTCACCACAAGCAGCGGACAATTGCCACCACTAACCACTCCTGTAACAACGACCTCCACTCCAGTCGCCAAGGAGAACAACGAAAATCAGGTATTCAACTATGCAACGCCACTGCGCTTG GAACCCATCAGCAAGCCAACGACTCCGCAGTTGAACTCGACAACGCAAAGCACAggtaacaacagcagcagcagcggggtGCCCATCAAGCTGGAGAGTATTTTTGGAAACAATCGATTGGGTGATTATATTGATCCCTTGCTGATCAATCCATGTGATAATCTGCACGTGCAGCAGCAGGCACAGTCATCCACTGGCTCATCGAATGCCAGTTCCACGCCACATCAGCAGCTCTCCCAGAGCCGCTGCAGTTCGCAGTCCACTATTACCATGGGCCAGGATCAGCAGCGTAACTCGGGGGATGCAAGGAATCTACTCAAGAGGAAAATGCGATTGGGACGCAATCAATTCCTGTACGATGCCTCCCCAGAAGAAGCTTACATCTCATCGGGCAGCTGTGCTGATGATGAGGCGAATCGATCGTCCCTGGAATTCGATGAACAGtgctggcaacagcagcaaaagcagctgctCTCGAATCCGATCAGCATGCCACTGACAATGCCAAATATGCCGCCGCTGCCCACATTCGATGACTTTGATTTCGAGGAATTTCTCTCATCATTCGAGAACGAGAATGATGAGGAGCAATTTCCACTGTTTCGGGATTGTCGCGAGTTTCTCCTGAATCGCACAACGAACAGACAACGCTCGTTCCAGAAAGCGACTTCGACTCCGCACACACAGTCCCAGTCACAGTCCCAGGCTCAGACTCAGAATCAGACGCAGACTCAGACTAAACCCCAATCACAGACACCCACAACAGCCACACAAAGAGCTACCCCTAGCGGGATTAGCTCTCAGCTTATAATGTCGCCCAGCAGTCAATACTATACAGCATCAACTAAAGAAAGTTACGCCCACAGATCCGATTCGAACGCATCGAGCAAGACGTCACAGAGCAGCAACCGTTCGTACAAGTCAATGAACAGCTTCGATGAGAATACCCAAAAAAGTTTGGATGACTCGCAGAAGCGCGAGATCTTTATAAGCATTGAGACGGAAGCAAACGCCCAAGGACATTCACCCATCTCGCCACAATCGCTGCGTCACATGGTGGGCAATGCACAGACACCCATCGATGTCCTGCATATTGAGAATGGCAATGAACCGGAGCACGCTAAGTTCAGCAAGATCAGCGACACCGAAGAGGATCACCTCGACGCTGAGATCGAAGATGACGCCAGGCACGTTCATTATAGCAAACGGTCGGTTTTATCCTCGATCCCAGCACCgacattgccattgccaaatGTGAGGGCAAACAATGCCAAGAATGAGATTGAGAAAAGGCTCGGCGAATTCAAACAGATAGGTGAGGAGTTTGGCGACTCTTTGCGCCGCAATGTGTTGCAGCATCAGGAGCATGTGCAGCAGGTATTAAAGTGTAACTCACATTTATCGCCATCACCCTCAGGAGATTCGGATGAGCTAAGCAGCCTAGATGGTTATCCCATGTCATCCTCACAGTCATCTCGTCGCGGCGCAAGCTCCAAGCTTAGCTCTGACTCTGCTTACGGCAG cagcaactccccCAACAGCCTGTCACAGCGTTCTGGGGATAAGCAGCTACACATAAGCAATGCTCAGCGTTCCCAAAAACAGTTGCGCCCACACACCGCCGGAGGTGCCTTGGCCTCGTCGTCGGGCAAACCAGCAAGTCGGAGCAATAAGTCGGATGCCTCAACACAAGCGCAAACGAATTACGGCACCCTTAAAGCACGCCAGCAGCTGTACGCCGGAATTGGTCCTAGCGATGGTCAGGCTGGTTACTCCAGTAGCTGTTCAGAGATTTCATTGCCAGTTGctcagccgcagcagcagcaacagcaaaattcaaatttcaactaccaccaacagcaacaacatcaacatcagcagcaatcTCAAGTGGAGACAGcgtacaataacaacaacaacaacaacaacaacaataataacaactacGAGCATAATGCGCAgaacaacatgaacaacaacacaatcaaCGCAGCCAGTACAGCACTTGCATCCTCACAGCATTCACTTTCGAGCAACACGTCCAACGGATCTTCTAGCATGACTGCGAGTATGAAAATGTCGAATTACTGTTACGAATGCGGCTCCAAGTTCATGATTGGGCACGCCAAATTCTGCGTGGAGTGCGGCGTAAAACGCGTCGCTCTCTAA
- the LOC117569978 gene encoding putative helicase mov-10-B.2: MMDFQILDSGGIKPVCKWMPNHVQINECEVHELELSEANSSIDDGGETQEQKFAKLMRSLPHYVPNPLLLQAVELNFSNDSLSTVDETFGAYLKSRRLDYDNVCSVLSTLLSIEDMSTMQKYAQLMQTDVMVTKVGALCYSFMLNDIRLSPEDVLAPSVDEVVLIPMQSLLDDPLPENPVQAQLPHKREHLPLKHPFRRHVACVEKVTCQSLTFKFKDKKAFPGDEAMTERFCVIFRSRRIPFRFMHRAIQLLEKSPGVRRYLFPTHKPQEVPYGCSNLPNLSLFNSNIAYNMEQLQAVKQIVNGPNALAPHIVFGPPGTGKTTTIVEAILQLRLHQPRSRILVTAGSNSACNTVALKLCEYFAHNKHLKELLKERAKDSRFINQDVDSHRQLIRVFSRSIWANGLGSVKPLLLRHSNCSKRVYEHFGANLLREYGIIVATLCTVGRLVTDNVGKFNYFTHIFIDEAGASTEPETLIGIMGVKQEETCHVILSGDHKQLGAVITNNRAAALGLGHSLMERLMRTELYGMDANGNYDRTLQTRLRRNYRSHPEIVGLYNRLYYNGELIPQAPPDQVNLAVNWPMLRNPHFPIIFQATHGVTQKEMNSTSSFNELEAQVLVWYVKLLLNYGLGNNIRVEQQDIGVVAPYNAQGKVIKELLHNQGYMHVEVGSVENYQGREKNIIIATLVRSFASIGFMRDPRRLNVLLSRAKSLMILIGNPVTLRYHPDISYIINECKLQGNYLFKERGHTQRKKHYHNIEEELPTDHPDLCYDQMPQHISVYSSQNQSQQSILDEISSNSSSNCLCGKKSDSSQLNINMETLLQLHEDLMPFVCRCGSITLFNKQELMQLQVHLETMLTNLQGPIYSNLI, encoded by the exons ATG ATGGACTTCCAAATCTTGGACAGTGGCGGTATTAAACCTGTCTGTAAGTGGATGCCGAATCATGTTCAGATCAATGAATGTGAGGTACACGAGTTGGAGTTGAGTGAGGCCAATTCGAGCATCGATGATGGTGGGGAGACGCAGGAGCAAAA GTTTGCTAAATTGATGCGCTCTTTGCCGCATTATGTACCGAATCCATTGTTGCTGCAAGCGGTGGAACTGAATTTCAGCAATGACAGCTTGTCTACCGTGGATGAAACCTTTGGTGCTTATCTGAAATCGCGACGTCTCGACTATGACAATGTCTGCTCTGTGCTGAGCACCCTGTTAAGTATCGAGGATATGTCCACTATGCAAAAATATGCTCAGTTAATGCAGACTGATGTTATGGTCACCAAAGTTGGTGCACTTTGCTACAGCTTTATGCTCAATGATATAAGACTTAGTCCAGAGGATGTGCTTGCCCCGTCTGTGGATGAAGTTGTACTTATACCTATGCAAAGTTTATTGGATGATCCTCTACCCGAAAATCCCGTACAGGCACAACTGCCGCACAAGAGAGAGCATTTGCCTCTAAAGCATCCGTTCAGACGGCATGTTGCCTGTGTTGAAAAAGTGACATGTCAAAGTCTCACATTCAAATTCAAGGACAAAAAGGCATTTCCGGGAGACGAAGCGATGACCGAGCGTTTCTGCGTTATTTTCCGGTCTCGTCGTATACCATTTCGATTCATGCATCGAGCGATTCAGCTCTTAGAGAAAAGTCCAGGCGTACGACGCTATTTGTTTCCTACTCATAAGCCCCAGGAAGTGCCCTATGGTTGCTCCAACTTACCAAATTTATCACTGTTCAATTCTAACATTGCGTATAACATGGAACAACTGCAGGCAGTCAAACAGATTGTTAACGGTCCCAACGCACTAGCACCTCACATAGTCTTCGGACCACCTG GCACtggcaaaacaacaactattgtCGAGGCCATTCTACAGTTGCGACTTCATCAGCCACGAAGTCGTATTCTTGTCACAGCCGGTTCGAACTCGGCCTGCAACACagttgctttaaaattatgcgaGTATTTTGCGCATAATAAACACTTGAAGGAGCTGTTGAAAGAGCGAGCCAAGGACTCGCGCTTCATTAACCAGGATGTGGATTCTCATCGCCAGTTAATACGTGTCTTCTCCCGCTCCATTTGGGCGAATGGATTGGGCTCAGTGAAGCCACTGCTGCTCAGGCATTCAAATTGTTCTAAGCGTGTCTATGAGCACTTTGGTGCAAATTTATTGCGCGAATATGGAATTATTGTTGCCACACTGTGTACTGTGGGCCGCTTAGTCACTGATAATGTGGGtaaatttaactattttacTCACATTTTTATTGACGAGGCAGGCGCCTCAACGGAGCCAGAGACCCTGATTGGTATTATGGGCGTAAAACAAGAGGAAACATGTCATGTGATATTGTCGGGCGACCATAAGCAACTGGGCGCAGTCATTACTAACAATCGTGCAGCCGCTTTGGGATTGGGTCACTCGCTAATGGAACGATTGATGCGCACTGAATTGTATGGCATGGACGCAAACGGTAATTATGATCGCACACTCCAGACAAGACTGCGCCGCAACTATAGATCACATCCGGAAATCGTTGGGCTCTATAACAGGCTCTATTATAATGGTGAACTGATACCTCAGGCCCCGCCAGATCAGGTCAATCTGGCAGTCAATTGGCCCATGCTACGCAATCCGCACTTTCCAATTATATTCCAGGCCACGCACGGCGTGACTCAGAAAGAAATGAATTCCACTAGTTCGTTCAATGAGCTAGAGGCTCAGGTGTTAGTCTGGTATGTCAAGCTCCTACTCAACTACGGTCTCGGTAACAACATCCGTGTCGAACAACAGGATATTGGCGTTGTGGCACCCTATAATGCACAGGGTAAGGTGATCAAAGAGTTATTGCATAACCAAGGCTACATGCATGTGGAAGTTGGTAGTGTGGAGAACTACCAAGGACgcgaaaaaaatattattattgccacTCTCGTACGGTCTTTTGCCAGCATAGGATTCATGCGAGATCCTCGCCGTTTAAATGTGTTGCTATCGCGAGCAAAGTCGCTAATGATTCTTATTGGAAATCCAGTGACATTGCGATATCACCCCGATATTAGCTACATAATCAACGAATGCAAGCTGCAGGGTAATTATCTGTTTAAGGAAAGAGGTCATACGCAGAGGAAGAAGCATTACCACAATATAGAGGAAGAACTTCCTACTGATCATCCCGATCTATGTTATGATCAAATGCCGCAACACATTTCCGTATATTCGTCCCAGAATCAGAGCCAGCAAAGTATACTAG atgaaattagcagcaacagctcgtCAAATTGCTTATGTGGCAAAAAGTCCGATTCAAGTCAACTAAACATTAATATGGAGACTCTATTGCAACTGCACGAAGATTTGATGCCTTTTGTCTGTCGTTGTGGCTCAATTACACTTTTCAACAAGCAAGAACTGATGCAGCTGCA AGTACACTTAGAAACGATGCTTACTAATCTTCAAGGTCCAATCTACTCTAATCTAATTTAA